A genome region from Glutamicibacter arilaitensis Re117 includes the following:
- a CDS encoding RelA/SpoT family protein yields the protein MANTPNLNNSKRRSISRLVRFAGRGSTPSTSPTLEPLLRTVKSKHPKADLDLLVHAYEVAEKYHEGQKRKSGDPYITHPVAVATILAEMGMTGAILAAALLHDTVEDTDYSLESVKKEFSEEIAMLVDGVTKLDKVTYGEAAPAETVRKMVVAMSRDIRVLLIKLADRLHNARTWRYVSPESSSRKAKETLEIFAPLAHRLGMNTVKWELEDLSFAALHPKVYQEIVRMVGDRTPEREKYLSAIRQTLSGDLGNVAIHASVSGRPKHYYSIYQKMIVRGKDFDDIHDLMGVRILVDSVKDCYGALGVVHAEWNPLPNRFKDYIAIPKLNLYQSLHTTVMGPEGKPVEIQIRTHDMHVRAEYGVAAHFQYKHGQTDNSMLSPEQNMDWLRSLMEWQADTADSEEFLDGLRYTISSAEVYVFTPKGDIMSLPVGATPVDFAYSIHTDVGHRTIGSRVNGKLVPLHTELKQGDVVEVFTSKAEGAGPSQDWQNFVRSPRAKAKIRGYFSKERREEAIEKGKELLTKELRRNQLPLQKLMTHDLLTAVANELHHTDISALYQSVGDGHTSAQNVIEHLTALIGPPEAEQVDEEALVRPVAPSPATGNDAGVIVEGLGDVLVKLARCCTPVPPDEILGFVTRGAGVSIHRTDCLNLTQLSEQPDRIVNVSWATKHHGVFLVEIQVEALDRKSLLSDVTRILSESHLNILSASVQTSKDRVAISRFAFEMGDPKFLSHVLNQVRRIDGVYDVYRTTAGSRR from the coding sequence ATGGCAAATACGCCTAACCTGAACAATTCGAAACGACGCTCTATCTCTCGTTTGGTGCGCTTTGCGGGCCGGGGAAGCACCCCGAGTACCTCGCCCACTCTTGAACCGCTATTGCGTACGGTCAAGTCCAAGCATCCGAAGGCAGATCTGGACCTGCTGGTCCACGCCTATGAAGTAGCCGAAAAATACCACGAGGGCCAAAAGCGCAAGAGCGGCGACCCGTACATCACCCACCCGGTCGCCGTAGCCACGATCCTGGCTGAAATGGGCATGACCGGCGCAATCCTTGCCGCGGCCCTGCTGCACGACACCGTTGAAGACACCGACTACTCCCTGGAATCGGTTAAAAAAGAATTCTCCGAAGAGATCGCCATGCTGGTCGATGGCGTGACCAAGCTCGATAAGGTCACCTATGGCGAGGCAGCGCCGGCCGAAACCGTGCGCAAAATGGTCGTGGCCATGTCCCGCGATATCCGCGTGCTGCTGATCAAGCTCGCCGACCGCCTGCACAATGCGCGTACCTGGCGCTATGTCTCTCCGGAATCCTCCTCGCGCAAGGCGAAGGAAACACTGGAAATTTTTGCTCCGCTAGCACACCGCCTGGGCATGAACACCGTGAAGTGGGAACTGGAAGACCTCTCCTTCGCCGCCCTGCACCCGAAGGTGTACCAGGAAATCGTGCGCATGGTGGGGGACCGCACCCCGGAACGCGAGAAGTACCTTTCGGCGATCCGCCAGACCCTCTCCGGGGATCTGGGCAATGTTGCCATCCACGCCTCGGTCTCTGGCCGGCCTAAGCACTATTACTCGATCTACCAGAAGATGATCGTGCGCGGCAAAGACTTCGATGACATCCATGACCTGATGGGTGTGCGCATCCTGGTGGACTCCGTCAAGGACTGCTACGGCGCCTTGGGCGTGGTGCACGCCGAATGGAATCCGCTGCCTAACCGCTTCAAGGATTACATCGCCATCCCGAAGCTGAATCTCTACCAGTCGCTGCACACCACGGTCATGGGACCTGAAGGCAAGCCAGTCGAGATCCAAATCCGTACCCACGATATGCACGTACGCGCCGAATACGGCGTGGCCGCGCACTTCCAGTACAAGCACGGACAGACCGATAACTCCATGCTCTCCCCGGAGCAGAATATGGACTGGTTGCGTTCGCTGATGGAATGGCAGGCAGATACGGCCGACTCCGAGGAATTCTTGGACGGCCTTCGCTACACCATCAGTTCTGCAGAAGTTTATGTCTTCACCCCCAAGGGCGATATCATGTCGCTGCCGGTTGGGGCAACACCGGTGGACTTCGCCTACTCGATCCACACCGATGTCGGGCACCGGACCATCGGCTCGCGTGTCAACGGCAAACTGGTGCCGCTGCATACCGAACTCAAGCAGGGCGATGTGGTGGAGGTCTTCACCTCCAAGGCCGAGGGTGCTGGTCCATCCCAGGATTGGCAGAACTTCGTTCGCTCGCCTCGTGCCAAGGCCAAGATCCGCGGCTACTTCTCCAAGGAACGCCGCGAAGAAGCCATTGAAAAGGGCAAGGAGCTGCTGACCAAGGAGCTTCGCCGCAACCAGCTTCCGCTGCAGAAGCTGATGACCCACGACCTGCTCACCGCGGTCGCCAACGAGCTGCACCATACCGATATTTCGGCGCTGTACCAGTCGGTCGGCGATGGGCATACCAGTGCACAGAACGTCATTGAACATTTAACGGCTCTGATTGGCCCTCCAGAAGCCGAACAGGTCGATGAAGAGGCATTGGTCCGCCCGGTAGCTCCCAGCCCGGCTACGGGCAACGACGCCGGTGTGATTGTCGAGGGGCTTGGCGATGTGCTGGTGAAGCTGGCACGTTGCTGCACTCCGGTGCCGCCAGATGAGATTCTGGGCTTCGTGACCCGTGGAGCCGGCGTCTCGATCCACCGCACCGATTGCTTGAACCTCACTCAGCTCTCTGAACAGCCGGATCGAATCGTTAATGTCTCGTGGGCGACCAAGCACCACGGCGTTTTCCTGGTGGAGATCCAGGTTGAAGCTTTGGACCGCAAGTCATTGCTTTCCGATGTCACCCGGATCCTGTCTGAAAGCCATCTGAATATCCTGTCGGCCAGTGTGCAGACCAGCAAGGACCGTGTGGCGATCTCCCGTTTCGCCTTCGAAATGGGCGACCCGAAGTTCTTGAGCCACGTGCTGAACCAGGTGCGCCGGATCGATGGCGTCTACGATGTCTACCGCACCACCGCAGGCTCCCGCCGGTAA
- the secF gene encoding protein translocase subunit SecF, which yields MNKLVTWGNELYTGKRSYPFTSKHRLWFLIAGILVILSILVPVVKGGFNLGIDFRGGSEFTVSDVQNTDISIGEKTVTSVASGSEATVTNIAPGAMRVQTERLSDDQTLAIADQLAKNYGVTSDEVTSNFIGPTWGADVSRQALVGLVVFVVLVGLLMAAYFRTWKMSLAAIVGLIAVVVVTAGIYSLTGFEITPSAIIGFLTILSYSLYDTVVVFDKVRENTKDYTQQTKRTFEQLVNLAVNQTLVRSINTSVVAVLPVAAILFIGSYLLGAGTLKDLSLALFVGIIVSALSTLFVQAPMFHWLRHKDEDVVAHNQKMAVA from the coding sequence ATGAATAAGCTAGTGACTTGGGGCAATGAGCTCTACACCGGCAAGCGTTCCTACCCGTTCACCAGTAAGCACCGTCTATGGTTCCTGATTGCCGGCATCCTGGTGATCCTGTCCATCCTGGTGCCAGTGGTCAAGGGCGGATTCAACCTTGGCATCGACTTCCGCGGCGGTTCCGAATTCACCGTGTCCGACGTGCAGAACACTGATATTTCCATCGGTGAAAAAACTGTCACGTCGGTAGCTTCAGGCTCCGAAGCTACCGTAACCAACATTGCACCGGGCGCCATGCGCGTGCAGACCGAGCGTTTGAGCGATGATCAGACCCTGGCCATCGCGGACCAGCTCGCGAAGAACTATGGGGTCACCAGCGATGAAGTTACCAGTAACTTCATCGGTCCAACTTGGGGCGCAGATGTTTCGCGCCAGGCCCTGGTTGGCCTGGTAGTGTTCGTGGTTCTGGTTGGCCTGCTGATGGCAGCCTACTTCCGAACCTGGAAGATGTCGCTGGCGGCCATCGTCGGCTTGATCGCCGTGGTGGTCGTGACAGCAGGCATCTACTCGCTGACCGGTTTCGAAATCACTCCAAGTGCGATCATCGGCTTCCTGACGATTCTGAGCTACTCGCTGTATGACACCGTGGTGGTCTTCGATAAGGTCCGCGAAAACACGAAGGACTACACGCAGCAGACCAAACGCACTTTCGAGCAGCTGGTGAACCTGGCAGTGAACCAGACCCTGGTCCGCTCGATCAACACCTCGGTTGTTGCAGTGCTTCCAGTGGCTGCGATCCTGTTCATCGGTTCCTACCTGCTAGGTGCCGGTACGCTCAAGGATCTGTCCTTGGCACTGTTCGTCGGTATTATCGTCTCGGCCCTGTCGACTCTGTTCGTCCAAGCGCCAATGTTTCACTGGCTACGCCACAAGGACGAAGACGTGGTAGCGCACAACCAGAAAATGGCAGTTGCCTAG
- the secD gene encoding protein translocase subunit SecD translates to MSSIRPVKQARKALLWLLIVFIIATGVLVAGAANGKTGWGPKLALDLEGGTEMILAPRVQGDEAINQEQLDQAVEIIRQRVDGSGVSEPEITTQSGRNVVVSMPGTPDQTTRDLIQASANMEFRPVLITGGYAATPKEDRTPEKDLPKPEGKPENPSDTNWITPELFQEFEGYDCETELKDRGGDAADPAKPMISCDTDMGVKYILGPQEISGDKIKDAYAQLARGVNGSVTGEWVVVIEFDAEGTKIFADTTQRLIALQGSQNQFAIVLDGETISAPTTNAVISDGRPQISGGFTQESSQALAEQLKYGALPISFDIQSERQVSATLGADQLTAGLIAGVIGLVLVFIYSLFQYRALGLVTIASLLVSGVLTYLCLVLLGWGMNYRLSLAGVAGLIVAIGLIADSFIVYFERVRDELREGRPLASAVDVGWKRAKRTILASKAVNVLAAVVLYIVAVGNVRGFAFTLGLTAIIDLVVVYGLTHPTLVLLARTKFFANGHPLSGMDPSLLGVKPLYQGAGKVRRFDENVVANRGKKNAKASVEAAKRMTIAERRRAQAGHSAVADKPGSTQAKAQEENNE, encoded by the coding sequence ATGTCATCAATCAGACCTGTTAAGCAGGCGCGCAAAGCGTTGCTATGGTTGCTGATCGTCTTCATCATCGCAACCGGCGTATTGGTAGCTGGTGCAGCGAACGGTAAAACCGGATGGGGACCGAAGCTCGCCCTCGACCTCGAAGGCGGCACCGAGATGATCCTGGCCCCTCGGGTCCAGGGCGACGAAGCAATCAACCAAGAACAACTGGACCAAGCGGTTGAGATCATCCGCCAGCGTGTGGATGGTTCCGGTGTATCCGAACCGGAAATCACCACCCAGTCCGGTCGCAACGTTGTGGTCTCCATGCCGGGCACACCGGACCAGACCACTCGCGATTTGATCCAGGCTTCGGCCAACATGGAGTTCCGCCCGGTGCTGATCACCGGTGGCTACGCAGCCACGCCTAAGGAAGATCGCACTCCGGAGAAGGACCTGCCAAAGCCTGAGGGCAAGCCAGAGAACCCTTCAGATACCAACTGGATCACCCCAGAGCTCTTCCAGGAATTTGAAGGCTACGACTGCGAAACCGAGCTCAAGGACCGCGGCGGCGACGCTGCAGACCCAGCCAAGCCAATGATCTCCTGCGATACGGACATGGGTGTCAAGTACATCCTCGGCCCTCAGGAAATCTCCGGCGATAAGATCAAGGACGCGTATGCGCAGCTCGCGCGCGGCGTCAATGGTTCGGTTACCGGTGAATGGGTTGTCGTCATCGAATTCGATGCTGAAGGCACGAAGATCTTCGCCGATACCACTCAGCGCCTGATTGCTCTGCAGGGTTCGCAGAACCAGTTCGCCATCGTGCTTGATGGCGAAACCATTTCGGCGCCAACCACCAATGCGGTGATCTCCGATGGCCGCCCGCAGATTTCCGGTGGCTTCACTCAGGAATCCTCGCAGGCTCTTGCTGAACAGCTCAAATACGGTGCCTTGCCGATCAGCTTCGATATCCAGTCCGAGCGCCAGGTTTCGGCAACCCTTGGTGCTGACCAGCTGACCGCAGGCTTGATCGCCGGCGTCATCGGCCTGGTGCTGGTGTTCATCTACTCGCTGTTCCAGTACCGGGCGTTGGGCCTGGTGACCATCGCTTCGCTGCTGGTCTCCGGCGTGCTGACCTACCTCTGCCTGGTCTTGCTGGGCTGGGGCATGAACTATCGCCTATCGCTAGCAGGCGTGGCAGGCCTGATCGTGGCCATTGGCCTGATCGCCGACTCGTTCATCGTCTACTTCGAGCGTGTTCGTGATGAGCTGCGCGAAGGACGTCCGTTGGCAAGCGCCGTGGACGTTGGCTGGAAGCGCGCTAAGCGCACCATCTTGGCTTCCAAGGCCGTAAACGTCTTGGCCGCTGTAGTCCTTTATATCGTGGCTGTGGGCAACGTGCGAGGCTTCGCCTTCACCCTGGGCCTGACCGCAATCATCGACCTCGTGGTCGTTTACGGTCTGACCCACCCAACCTTGGTTCTGCTGGCACGCACCAAGTTCTTCGCCAATGGCCACCCGCTTTCGGGCATGGATCCATCGCTGCTTGGCGTCAAGCCGCTGTACCAAGGGGCAGGCAAGGTTCGCCGTTTCGATGAAAACGTTGTGGCCAACCGGGGCAAGAAGAATGCCAAGGCGTCTGTTGAAGCCGCCAAGCGCATGACGATTGCCGAGCGCCGCCGTGCACAGGCCGGACACTCCGCTGTCGCGGACAAGCCTGGCAGCACGCAGGCCAAGGCCCAGGAGGAGAACAATGAATAA
- the yajC gene encoding preprotein translocase subunit YajC, giving the protein MNPLVIAQAAGGGFNPSLILMVALFAVLIFMMFRGRKKQAAQQEKLKNNTVPGAKVMTNSGIYGTVVGVDAEDRVQVEVAPGVVLNLHRQAIATFLDKDAATPAASGEVAESTSTTETPEESLRRLNDEGKDERNA; this is encoded by the coding sequence GTGAATCCCCTCGTAATCGCTCAGGCCGCAGGTGGCGGCTTCAACCCATCCTTGATCCTGATGGTCGCACTGTTCGCAGTCTTGATCTTCATGATGTTCCGTGGCCGCAAGAAGCAGGCTGCACAGCAGGAGAAGCTGAAGAACAACACCGTGCCAGGCGCCAAGGTGATGACCAACTCGGGCATCTACGGCACCGTTGTCGGCGTTGACGCTGAGGATCGCGTACAGGTTGAGGTAGCACCCGGCGTTGTGCTGAACCTGCACCGCCAGGCCATCGCCACCTTCCTGGACAAGGACGCAGCAACCCCAGCTGCCTCAGGTGAAGTTGCAGAGTCCACCAGCACCACCGAAACCCCGGAAGAGTCCCTGCGTCGCTTGAACGACGAGGGCAAGGACGAGCGCAACGCCTAA
- the ruvB gene encoding Holliday junction branch migration DNA helicase RuvB encodes MNDSTGLTSAGSEPEERVIEAALRPRNLDDFVGQSRVRQQLSLVLEAAKIRERTADHVLLSGPPGLGKTTLSMIIAAEMNAPLRISSGPAIQHAGDLAAILSSLSEGEVLFLDEIHRMSRPAEEMLYMAMEDFRVDIIVGKGAGATAIPLELPPFTLVGATTRAGLLPGPLRDRFGFTGHLEFYAVKELELVLRRSAMMLDLSVTSAAFTEIAGRSRGTPRIANRLLRRVRDWALVHKLEEIDAKAAAAALDMYEVDARGLDRLDRGVLEALCTKFGGGPVGLSTLAIAVGEETETVETVAEPYLVREGLMGRTPRGRIAMPGAWEHLGLAMPKDAIFASAQTYENDED; translated from the coding sequence ATGAATGATTCCACCGGGCTCACCAGCGCTGGCAGCGAACCCGAGGAACGCGTCATTGAAGCGGCCCTGCGCCCGCGCAACCTCGACGACTTCGTGGGCCAGTCGCGCGTTCGCCAGCAGCTCTCACTGGTGCTAGAAGCAGCGAAAATCCGTGAACGCACCGCCGACCACGTTTTGCTCTCGGGCCCTCCCGGCTTGGGCAAGACGACTTTGTCGATGATCATCGCTGCGGAGATGAATGCCCCGTTGCGTATTTCCTCCGGCCCAGCTATCCAGCATGCTGGTGATCTAGCTGCGATTCTCTCCTCCTTGAGCGAGGGCGAAGTGCTCTTCCTCGACGAGATCCACCGCATGTCCCGGCCGGCAGAAGAAATGCTCTATATGGCCATGGAAGATTTCCGCGTGGACATCATCGTGGGCAAGGGAGCTGGCGCCACAGCCATCCCGTTGGAACTTCCACCTTTCACCTTGGTCGGGGCAACCACTCGCGCCGGCCTTCTGCCCGGCCCCCTGCGAGACCGCTTCGGCTTCACCGGCCATTTGGAGTTCTACGCAGTCAAGGAATTGGAACTGGTGCTGCGCCGTTCTGCGATGATGCTCGACTTATCGGTCACCTCGGCCGCATTCACCGAAATTGCCGGACGCTCCCGCGGTACCCCGCGTATCGCCAACCGCCTGTTGCGCCGTGTGCGCGACTGGGCCTTGGTGCACAAGCTTGAAGAAATCGATGCCAAGGCAGCCGCTGCCGCCTTGGACATGTATGAGGTAGACGCCCGCGGGCTGGATCGCCTGGATCGTGGCGTGCTTGAAGCCTTGTGCACCAAGTTCGGCGGGGGACCGGTGGGTCTATCTACCCTGGCCATCGCCGTAGGCGAAGAAACCGAAACCGTGGAGACTGTGGCCGAGCCATATCTGGTGCGCGAAGGACTGATGGGCCGGACCCCACGCGGCCGCATCGCCATGCCAGGAGCCTGGGAGCATCTGGGGTTGGCCATGCCCAAAGATGCCATCTTCGCCAGTGCGCAAACCTATGAAAATGATGAGGATTAG
- the ruvA gene encoding Holliday junction branch migration protein RuvA gives MISSLTGTVQAVALNTAVIDVNGFGMLVNATPGTLSALHAGREATVFTSMVVREDSMTLFGFATAEERDVFEVLISVSGIGPRTGLAILAVHSPEEVRIAANTKDTAAFTKVSGIGPKGASRIVLELNGKLVPTGAPVPSSSGGGNVSVWEPQVIEALTGLGWSEKDATATLKSLSKADPDVIAAGNVAEILRAALRSMSSGTRA, from the coding sequence ATGATCAGCTCATTGACCGGCACCGTGCAAGCGGTTGCTTTGAACACCGCGGTAATTGACGTCAACGGCTTCGGAATGCTGGTCAACGCCACCCCGGGGACGCTATCTGCGTTGCATGCAGGTCGGGAAGCCACGGTTTTCACCTCCATGGTGGTGCGCGAAGACTCGATGACCCTTTTCGGCTTCGCTACCGCTGAGGAACGCGATGTCTTCGAGGTGCTGATCTCCGTTTCAGGCATTGGTCCACGTACCGGTCTGGCCATCTTGGCGGTGCACTCTCCAGAAGAGGTCCGCATCGCGGCCAACACCAAGGACACCGCTGCCTTCACCAAGGTTTCTGGCATTGGTCCCAAGGGCGCAAGCCGTATTGTGCTGGAATTGAACGGCAAGCTGGTGCCAACCGGCGCCCCTGTTCCTTCAAGCTCCGGCGGTGGCAACGTGAGCGTTTGGGAGCCACAGGTGATCGAAGCGCTCACCGGCCTGGGCTGGAGCGAAAAGGACGCCACCGCAACCTTGAAGTCCCTATCCAAGGCTGACCCGGATGTCATTGCCGCTGGCAATGTCGCCGAAATCCTGCGTGCCGCATTGCGCAGCATGTCTAGCGGAACCCGCGCCTAA
- the ruvC gene encoding crossover junction endodeoxyribonuclease RuvC, whose amino-acid sequence MALRVVGVDPGLTRCGLAVVDVAANRQVSLVDVTVAGTPPGTPLDARLLKIADAIDAWLDLHKPDVLALERVFASANVSTVIGTAQVTGVVITAAARRGIPVAMHTPTEVKAAVTGSGQATKVAIGKMVAKICRLDEPPKPADAADAVALAITHGWRGAASGSHASASAAAAGGSSQLTAAQQAWIAAEASAKRRAVRR is encoded by the coding sequence TTGGCCTTACGTGTTGTGGGCGTCGACCCCGGCTTGACCCGCTGTGGTCTTGCCGTGGTCGACGTCGCTGCAAACAGGCAAGTTTCGCTGGTGGACGTCACCGTCGCCGGCACCCCGCCGGGCACTCCGCTCGATGCCCGGCTATTGAAGATCGCGGACGCGATCGATGCGTGGCTGGACCTGCATAAGCCAGATGTGCTGGCCTTGGAACGCGTGTTTGCCTCGGCGAACGTCTCCACGGTGATCGGCACCGCGCAGGTTACCGGCGTCGTAATCACCGCCGCTGCCCGTCGCGGGATCCCCGTGGCAATGCACACGCCGACCGAAGTCAAAGCGGCGGTTACCGGCTCTGGGCAGGCTACTAAGGTGGCCATTGGCAAGATGGTCGCGAAGATCTGCCGGCTTGATGAACCGCCCAAGCCAGCGGATGCCGCTGATGCTGTAGCGCTGGCCATCACCCATGGTTGGCGTGGAGCCGCGAGCGGTTCCCACGCGTCAGCCTCGGCTGCTGCTGCGGGAGGCTCTTCGCAGCTCACTGCGGCGCAGCAGGCGTGGATTGCCGCTGAAGCTTCGGCGAAACGGCGCGCGGTTCGACGCTAA